The genomic DNA ACACGCCACCTCGCTCAATATCAGCGATCAGCAGTGTAGGTGCATTCAGGTGACGCGCCACCCGCATATTGGTCAGATCGCGGTGCTTCAAATTAATTTCTGCCGGACTCCCTGCCCCTTCGCAGATCAGCAGATCAAACTCTTCGCCCAGTCGCTGCAATGACTCCTCGATCGCCTGCCAACCCGTATCAAAAAACTGCTCGTAATACTCAGATGCCCCGACTCTACCGATCGCTCGCCCCTTCAAAATCACCTGTGAGGTCATATCTCCCTGGGGTTTCAGCAAGATTGGATTCATCTCGACGCGAGGCATAATCCCCGCAGCCCAGGCTTGCACCGCTTGAGCATGACCAATTTCGCCGCCGGAAGGTGTGACATAGGCATTAAGCGCCATGTTCTGCCCTTTAAACGGAGCAACACGCCAGCCTCGCCGACTCAAAAGGCGACATAAAGCGGTTGTCAGCATTGATTTCCCGGCATGGGATGTAGTTCCAACAACCATAATGGCTTTCATGTGAAATCTCCACAAATAGGACAGAAAAAAACAGCTCTGGTGAGTACCAGAGACAACTTGCGGTTAGAACCAGCTGGGCAAGCGAAACCACTGTTGCACAAGATTGAAGAACCGATCGCCCCGATTTGGAGCAGGCAGCTTATCGCCTTGATTCTGCCACTTTTCAACGATTTGATGCCCCAACGGAGTCAAACGAAAACTATCTGTTAGCCCTTGCCCATCGACTTCCCGGCGCAGTAGCCCCACCTGAATCAACCAGAGCAGCGAATTTTCGGCAGCCAGTTCTGGGATTGATTGCTGGGTATAGCCATTCTCGACGCCTGCTTTGCCAGCAATGGCTCGAAGCTCCACGCTTTGCCAGCGCATTGTTGCAAATAGGGATAACTGAAATGGGGCACAGCGTAATGCTCGTTCCGCCCGATCGATCGTTGCTGGGGAATATTGAATGGAGGGGTTGCGAGAGGGACTTGTGAACGTCATGGAGCTACTGTCAGAAGTAAGTTAAAAATTGAGCCAATTGAATGCTAAAGGACAGATATTTGTCTATCTTATGCCGTTTCTTTCAGGTGGTGAAATATCACGAAATGGAAGAGGTGGGGTAAAGTACGGAGAAATCGATTTGATCATAGATGACCATGAGCCACGCAGCGAAAGACGAAGCTTTCGGCATCATTCCCATTTTGCACCAGCCGGAGGGCAATCAGTTTCTCTTAATTCAGCATTGGGCAGGACATTGGGGGTTTCCCAAAGGGCATGCAGAAGCCGGAGAAACGCCGCTTATGGCAGCCTGTCGAGAATTTGAGGAAGAAACAGGCGTACAGGCATATGAGGTGATAGAAGGATCCTCTTTTTTGGAGCAATATTACTTTACAAAGAATAAACAGACGATCGAAAAAACAGTGACTTACTTTCCAGCATGGGTGAAGTCAACAGCAGTCATCTGCCAGGACAAAGAGATTCAGAACTACTGTTGGCTACCGTTTGAAGCAGCTTTAGAGAAGCTAACCTTTGCTCAAGGGAAACGCTTACTGCGTCAGGTCGAGGCTTATTTAAACAAACTGTAGACAAAACTCTCAGCTCAATACCAGGCGGGCGGTGAGAAGGCCCATGCTTTCAGCAGCAAACCAGTAGCAGAGAACTAACCTTTCGGCATCTCCAATGTCTTTCCAGGGAAAGAGTCAGTATCCTGAGCTACCTTGTTAAACTTCACGTAAGTTATATTAAGAAATACGAACAAAGTGATCTTCTTTCATGAAGTGATGCTTTGTCCCCACCCTTTATTTGTGAGGCATAGACAGTGACAGCTTCTCTGTTTCCCACATCGGCAATTTACGAAGCCCGGATTGCAGAATTTTTCCAGCGTTCACAAGGGCAATGGCGATCGGAACGGCGATATTACACGTTACCCGATGGGAAGACCAAGGAGATGGTCAGCATGATTCGGGTTCGCTTTTTGCCGCAAGGATGTCCTGAACTGCGTCAGCTTGCCCAGCTTCATCATTTAACAGACGAAACCATTATGACCTGTGGTGCGGAGGTCACCTGGGATAGCGAAGATTCTGTTTCTGGGCGCAAGCAGTCTAAGGGGCACACGCTGTTTGGAGCACATGGATCGATCCTCTACCGCGATCGAGGATTTGCCACTCCCCAACCTGTCACTGCCACTTATCATTTCATCAATCCTGAAACCATGTCTCTGCGAACTGAGTATCAGGGATCTGTGTTTGAGGAAGAACTGAAGCTGATCGGTAGCCAATATCGCACCCGTCAAACCATCATTTCCAGAGCTGGGGAGCAGCAGATGATTGGTCAATATCTAGAAAAGCGGATCGCTTAGCTCTCTTTAGATACTCAATTGCAGGTAACTGTAGTCAATTGCAGTGAGAGAGAATTGAGGGGAGTAGCAACGGAAGCTGAAAGTAATCCTTTTTCTTCGTATCCGCTTCCCCCCGATCGATTCCATACCTCATTCAGCAGGCATCGCCCACCAAGCCAACCCATACGCTTGAGTGGGTTCGTTTTTTTGCGTGCGATAGACTACGCGAATTTTGTAGCGTCCGGTGCTCGGAATTTGGTGAAAGATGTGTTCAATGCTATCGACGTCGCTCACCGATGACCAGATACTTTTGCTAATGTCCTCATCCTCTGCCCG from Trichocoleus sp. includes the following:
- a CDS encoding phycobiliprotein lyase encodes the protein MTASLFPTSAIYEARIAEFFQRSQGQWRSERRYYTLPDGKTKEMVSMIRVRFLPQGCPELRQLAQLHHLTDETIMTCGAEVTWDSEDSVSGRKQSKGHTLFGAHGSILYRDRGFATPQPVTATYHFINPETMSLRTEYQGSVFEEELKLIGSQYRTRQTIISRAGEQQMIGQYLEKRIA
- a CDS encoding NUDIX domain-containing protein — protein: MSHAAKDEAFGIIPILHQPEGNQFLLIQHWAGHWGFPKGHAEAGETPLMAACREFEEETGVQAYEVIEGSSFLEQYYFTKNKQTIEKTVTYFPAWVKSTAVICQDKEIQNYCWLPFEAALEKLTFAQGKRLLRQVEAYLNKL
- a CDS encoding Npun_F0494 family protein; the protein is MTFTSPSRNPSIQYSPATIDRAERALRCAPFQLSLFATMRWQSVELRAIAGKAGVENGYTQQSIPELAAENSLLWLIQVGLLRREVDGQGLTDSFRLTPLGHQIVEKWQNQGDKLPAPNRGDRFFNLVQQWFRLPSWF